A single genomic interval of Saccharothrix saharensis harbors:
- a CDS encoding RNA polymerase sigma factor, whose amino-acid sequence MRKAEEQGFREFAVSHAASLRRTAYLFCGDWHMAEDLMQASLLKLYQAWHRIEWRDNASAYARKVLLRTWLDEKRRPWRRVEQRDGELPDVADATADPERAGEQLWARDLIHAALLRVPPGQRAVLVLRYFEDLPVSEVAVAMGCTEGTVKSQTARGLVALRAAVEELERGAVVAS is encoded by the coding sequence ATGCGCAAAGCCGAGGAGCAGGGCTTCCGCGAGTTCGCGGTGAGCCACGCCGCGTCGTTGCGGCGCACCGCGTACCTGTTCTGCGGTGACTGGCACATGGCCGAGGACCTGATGCAGGCCAGCCTGCTCAAGCTGTACCAGGCGTGGCACCGGATCGAGTGGCGCGACAACGCCTCGGCCTACGCCCGCAAGGTGCTGCTGCGCACGTGGCTGGACGAGAAGCGCAGGCCGTGGCGGCGGGTCGAGCAGCGGGACGGCGAGCTGCCCGACGTCGCCGACGCGACCGCCGACCCGGAACGGGCGGGTGAGCAGTTGTGGGCGCGCGACCTGATCCACGCGGCGCTGCTGCGGGTGCCGCCGGGCCAGCGGGCCGTGCTGGTCCTGCGGTACTTCGAAGACCTCCCGGTCAGCGAGGTCGCGGTGGCGATGGGGTGCACCGAGGGCACGGTGAAGAGCCAGACGGCGCGTGGTCTCGTGGCGTTGCGCGCGGCGGTCGAGGAGCTGGAGCGAGGGGCGGTGGTGGCGTCATGA